In the Streptomyces sp. cg36 genome, one interval contains:
- a CDS encoding MarR family winged helix-turn-helix transcriptional regulator — translation MKRQLLDDDDVTLYGLFVEAFSRLKPLLHQDLGLPETWFEVLLRLGRTPGHALRMSDLAAAVSFSSGGFTRLADRIEEAGLIRREPDPDDRRAAFAVLTEDGEKALDRALSSHVAGLRTYFTGRLSPDDRHTLERVLRTLRDTDAAGPA, via the coding sequence GTGAAGCGACAACTGCTCGATGACGACGACGTGACGCTGTACGGCCTGTTCGTGGAAGCCTTCAGCCGCCTCAAACCCCTGCTCCACCAGGACCTCGGGCTGCCCGAGACCTGGTTCGAGGTGCTGCTGCGGCTGGGCCGCACCCCCGGGCACGCCCTGCGGATGAGCGATCTGGCGGCGGCGGTGTCCTTCAGCTCCGGCGGCTTCACCCGGCTCGCCGACCGGATCGAGGAGGCGGGCCTGATCCGCCGCGAACCCGACCCGGACGACCGCCGGGCCGCCTTCGCCGTACTGACCGAGGACGGCGAGAAGGCGCTGGACCGCGCGCTCTCCAGCCATGTCGCCGGGCTGCGCACCTACTTCACCGGGCGGCTGTCCCCCGACGACCGCCACACCCTGGAGCGCGTCCTGCGCACCCTCCGGGACACGGACGCGGCCGGGCCCGCGTAG
- a CDS encoding maleylpyruvate isomerase family mycothiol-dependent enzyme, translating into MNAQQPRTDPLPPGLDEAIRGTAEDIAVLLRGAGDTGVAVPGLEWTLGETAAHLAQANLLMAELALGRTRAHGDGTPGGIAEANARALAEFDERAAEPLAATIVATAAELLDAVAAPTAPTTPLATPMGTMDLTTLGSYLLTHMLGHGYDIARAVGRPHMVDRRRADLCVPFMVEAMPRVVEPTTAHGLNARYTVRLWGGSRFGVVFTDGVAEVAARPVSRPDCTISIEPVTFLLMALGRIDQRGALARGRVLAWGRKPWLAPRFPTLFTAP; encoded by the coding sequence ATGAACGCACAGCAGCCGCGGACCGACCCCCTGCCGCCCGGTCTCGACGAGGCGATACGCGGCACCGCCGAGGACATAGCCGTACTCCTGCGCGGCGCCGGGGACACCGGTGTCGCGGTGCCCGGGCTGGAGTGGACCCTCGGCGAGACGGCGGCCCATCTCGCCCAGGCCAACCTGCTGATGGCCGAACTCGCCCTCGGCCGCACGCGCGCCCACGGCGACGGCACACCGGGCGGCATCGCCGAGGCCAACGCGCGGGCGCTCGCCGAGTTCGACGAGCGCGCCGCGGAGCCGCTGGCCGCGACGATCGTGGCGACCGCGGCGGAACTGCTCGACGCCGTCGCCGCACCCACCGCGCCGACCACCCCGCTGGCCACCCCGATGGGCACCATGGACCTGACGACGCTGGGGTCCTACCTCCTCACCCACATGCTGGGCCACGGGTATGACATCGCCCGCGCGGTGGGCCGCCCGCACATGGTCGACCGGCGCCGGGCCGACCTGTGCGTGCCGTTCATGGTGGAGGCGATGCCCCGGGTGGTCGAACCCACCACCGCGCACGGCCTGAACGCGCGCTACACCGTGCGCCTGTGGGGCGGTTCGCGGTTCGGGGTGGTGTTCACGGACGGCGTGGCCGAGGTGGCGGCCCGGCCCGTGAGCCGCCCGGACTGCACCATCTCCATCGAGCCGGTCACCTTCCTGCTGATGGCGCTCGGCCGGATCGATCAGCGCGGCGCCCTCGCGCGCGGCCGGGTGCTGGCCTGGGGCCGCAAGCCCTGGCTGGCCCCGCGCTTCCCGACGCTGTTCACCGCGCCCTGA
- a CDS encoding amidase, whose amino-acid sequence MTQWAGRTATEIADAVRRGEVAPAEVVAGHLARIARLDGRVGAFRVVREKAARAEAEEVAGRADLARLPLAGVPVAVKDNLAVRGESTRNGSAASSTAPAAEDHVTVARLRAAGAVVVGLTHVPELCVFGTTDGVHGIARNPWDPSRTAGGSSGGSAAAVAAGLVPLALGNDGMGSLRIPAAHCGLIGLKPGTGRVPADLGGGWFGMSENGPLATTAADARLMFSVLAGEDPNAAAREGEGGADAPAEGLRIAVSTRSPIVGVPVGAAYAALARRAARALAGAGHRVSVAHPPYPLSLGTAVLARWTGGTAQDARGLDPALLAPRTRRHAAVGRFAGRAGLLRADHRGALNRRLGPFFEEYDVLLTPALARRGPAAAPWHERGWLANIAVNTACSPLTPPWNLSGRPALAVPFGVLPTGLPGSVQLVGRPGSEHRLLDLVAQLERSDPWRRTAPLDV is encoded by the coding sequence GTGACCCAGTGGGCAGGCCGCACCGCCACCGAGATAGCCGACGCGGTCCGCCGCGGCGAGGTCGCGCCCGCCGAGGTGGTGGCCGGGCACCTGGCGCGGATCGCCCGTCTCGACGGCCGGGTCGGCGCGTTCCGCGTGGTGCGCGAGAAGGCGGCGCGGGCGGAGGCCGAGGAGGTGGCCGGGCGGGCGGACCTGGCGCGGCTGCCGCTCGCCGGGGTGCCGGTGGCCGTCAAGGACAACCTCGCGGTGCGCGGCGAGTCCACCCGCAACGGCTCCGCCGCCTCGTCCACCGCACCGGCCGCCGAGGACCACGTCACGGTGGCCCGGCTGCGGGCGGCGGGCGCGGTCGTGGTGGGGCTCACGCACGTACCGGAGTTGTGCGTCTTCGGCACCACGGACGGGGTGCACGGCATCGCGCGCAACCCGTGGGACCCCTCCCGCACCGCGGGCGGCTCGTCCGGGGGCAGCGCGGCGGCGGTCGCCGCCGGCCTGGTGCCGCTCGCGCTCGGCAACGACGGCATGGGCTCGCTGCGCATCCCGGCCGCGCACTGCGGCCTGATCGGTCTCAAGCCGGGCACCGGCCGGGTTCCGGCCGATCTCGGCGGCGGCTGGTTCGGCATGTCGGAGAACGGGCCGCTGGCGACGACGGCCGCCGACGCCCGGCTGATGTTCTCGGTCCTGGCGGGCGAGGACCCGAACGCCGCGGCACGGGAGGGCGAGGGCGGTGCGGACGCGCCCGCCGAGGGGCTCAGGATCGCCGTCTCCACGCGCAGCCCGATCGTGGGAGTGCCGGTCGGCGCCGCCTACGCCGCACTGGCCCGGCGGGCCGCGCGGGCGCTGGCCGGTGCGGGCCACCGGGTGTCGGTGGCCCACCCGCCCTATCCGCTCTCCCTGGGCACGGCCGTCCTCGCGCGCTGGACGGGCGGCACCGCGCAGGACGCCCGGGGTCTGGACCCGGCGCTTCTGGCACCGCGCACCCGGCGCCACGCGGCGGTGGGCCGGTTCGCCGGGCGGGCGGGGCTGCTGCGGGCCGACCACCGGGGCGCGCTCAACCGGCGCCTCGGGCCGTTCTTCGAGGAGTACGACGTGCTGCTCACCCCGGCGCTGGCCCGGCGGGGACCGGCCGCGGCGCCCTGGCACGAGCGCGGATGGCTGGCCAACATCGCGGTCAACACCGCCTGCTCGCCGCTGACTCCCCCGTGGAACCTCTCCGGCCGTCCGGCCCTCGCCGTGCCGTTCGGGGTGCTGCCCACGGGGCTGCCGGGCTCGGTCCAACTCGTGGGGCGCCCCGGTTCGGAGCACCGGCTGCTGGATCTGGTGGCCCAGTTGGAGCGGAGCGACCCCTGGCGGCGGACGGCTCCCCTCGATGTGTGA